A single Anopheles funestus chromosome 2RL, idAnoFuneDA-416_04, whole genome shotgun sequence DNA region contains:
- the LOC125762198 gene encoding uncharacterized protein LOC125762198 isoform X1, which translates to MATIGKSTRSINRVKSEYTITEPRKNRPGTPAVSSTPANMWIPMSKSSTSPLTICDRRTFISRRKLVIGDAKPHLTCSSPSAKVCDIIHHEAPEKLNTCTCDPELLGSQASHPNCAFVNICNESMQGGFRWKDYWWWLWTLVGRMAQILLAIFVAFATFNTALNGVFWFFGCKYNKGGNEELHSADDSTLYDEEEHEAEQLDRSLMELNPGGFRVTETTYALSLLDILIITLETFFGWIGTVLLPE; encoded by the exons ATGGCAACCATTGGCAA ATCAACTCGTTCCATTAACAGGGTAAAAAGCGAATACACGATCACCGAACCCCGAAAGAATCGACCCGGTACACCGGCGGTATCAAGCACCCCGGCAAACATGTGGATTCCCATGTCCAAGTCGTCTACCTCACCGCTAACAATATGTGATAG AAGAACATTCATCTCCCGAAGAAAGCTAGTGATCGGTGATGCTAAACCGCATCTCACATGCTCGAGTCCATCGGCGAAGGTGTGCGACATTATTCATCACGAAGCACCGGAGAAGTTGAACACGTGCACGTGTGACCCGGAGTTGCTCGGGAGCCAAGCATCCCATCCGAACTGTGCCTTTGTGAACATTTGCAACGAAAGCATGCAGGGTGGCTTTCGTTGGAAAGATTATTGGTGGTGGCTATGGACGTTGGTAGGACGGATGGCCCAGATACTTTTGGcgatttttgttgcgtttgcaacGTTCAACACTGCCCTGAATGgggtgttttggttttttggttgtaagTACAACAAAGGTGGTAACGAAGAATTGCATTCTGCGGACGATAGCACGCTCTATGATGAGGAGGAACACGAAGCCGAACAGTTGGATCGTAGCCTAATGGAGCTGAACCCGGGAGGGTTTAGAGTGACCGAAACAACATACGCGCTTAGCTTGCTCGACATCCTGATTATAACGCTGGAAACCTTTTTTGGTTGGATCGGTACCGTACTGTTGCCCGAGTGA
- the LOC125762198 gene encoding uncharacterized protein LOC125762198 isoform X2, which translates to MATIGKVKSEYTITEPRKNRPGTPAVSSTPANMWIPMSKSSTSPLTICDRRTFISRRKLVIGDAKPHLTCSSPSAKVCDIIHHEAPEKLNTCTCDPELLGSQASHPNCAFVNICNESMQGGFRWKDYWWWLWTLVGRMAQILLAIFVAFATFNTALNGVFWFFGCKYNKGGNEELHSADDSTLYDEEEHEAEQLDRSLMELNPGGFRVTETTYALSLLDILIITLETFFGWIGTVLLPE; encoded by the exons ATGGCAACCATTGGCAA GGTAAAAAGCGAATACACGATCACCGAACCCCGAAAGAATCGACCCGGTACACCGGCGGTATCAAGCACCCCGGCAAACATGTGGATTCCCATGTCCAAGTCGTCTACCTCACCGCTAACAATATGTGATAG AAGAACATTCATCTCCCGAAGAAAGCTAGTGATCGGTGATGCTAAACCGCATCTCACATGCTCGAGTCCATCGGCGAAGGTGTGCGACATTATTCATCACGAAGCACCGGAGAAGTTGAACACGTGCACGTGTGACCCGGAGTTGCTCGGGAGCCAAGCATCCCATCCGAACTGTGCCTTTGTGAACATTTGCAACGAAAGCATGCAGGGTGGCTTTCGTTGGAAAGATTATTGGTGGTGGCTATGGACGTTGGTAGGACGGATGGCCCAGATACTTTTGGcgatttttgttgcgtttgcaacGTTCAACACTGCCCTGAATGgggtgttttggttttttggttgtaagTACAACAAAGGTGGTAACGAAGAATTGCATTCTGCGGACGATAGCACGCTCTATGATGAGGAGGAACACGAAGCCGAACAGTTGGATCGTAGCCTAATGGAGCTGAACCCGGGAGGGTTTAGAGTGACCGAAACAACATACGCGCTTAGCTTGCTCGACATCCTGATTATAACGCTGGAAACCTTTTTTGGTTGGATCGGTACCGTACTGTTGCCCGAGTGA